In Harmonia axyridis chromosome X, icHarAxyr1.1, whole genome shotgun sequence, a single window of DNA contains:
- the LOC123685870 gene encoding uncharacterized protein LOC123685870: MLPTASTTSTANTSCLSQIPFRYPLGIMTTTLDDFSGKDVTRYFEKFELRSQLDGWSEHETLTLLKFKLVGDAYNFFKSDIALNSLSYAELKARFLQKFSSVRLPWKNQWNLNNCFQRQDEDVSSFCTRLRIIGAELLSEDLSGATKDEESGIRKKNRDLILNQFKIGLRKEVMREVGIFLLREENLDLEKAEELVRLQETTHEMLQGRLSTRNISEIKFGVICQFCREVGHSAKECRSTWANWRNIQQNVKKGCYSCGQQGHFARECRTYRRSVRINSEGCYSCNQIGHWSRECPTKNWRETQSRNNSHYRPCSVSNEFKIGNIRKVYLSENKSEGLAEKKMTDIQEDESRIEKKNIQSVEKQMKSHINNNIFPKVNKVRELEVETQYKDINNSNMIEERVSGIKRENIRDNEEHGLTVRKMMKCENLRDLDGRRDDSVITAKEIRKTDITLASGVVIPVRSKELIPAKLKNNTERKNLVGETMKLETRPIHEIANQNIQAEKSARVTRVNTKSVDPQFKLADLVYLKEMSAKRGLSRKLLKNWAGPYRVTEIIGPVTCRVRKCGGRDEQIVHVNRLKPYTALGDEMGEILEKRVRSGYTVLDTDSDEEQEELGKFPPFLIPTWENQDEDQGESEEESVEEVEIPVRRSNRLRRPPDRWGYY, encoded by the coding sequence ATGTTGCCGACGGCTAGCACCACCTCTACGGCGAATACAAGTTGTTTATCGCAAATTCCATTCAGATACCCTTTGGGAATTATGACAACAACTTTAGACGATTTTTCAGGCAAGGACGTAAccagatatttcgaaaaatttgaacttAGGTCGCAATTAGACGGGTGGAGTGAACATGAGACGTTGACATTGCTTAAATTCAAACTAGTAGGGGAcgcgtataatttttttaaatctgatattGCCCTAAATTCTTTATCATATGCGGAATTAAAAGCAAGATTCCTTCAAAAATTCAGTTCTGTTAGGTTACCTTGGAAAAATCAgtggaatttgaataattgttttcagaGACAGGATGAAGACGTTTCATCTTTTTGCACTAGATTGAGAATTATAGGGGCGGAACTATTAAGTGAGGATTTGTCCGGGGCAACGAAAGATGAGGAATCGGGTATTAGGAAGAAAAATAGGGATTTGATtctaaatcaattcaaaattggactacgtaaagaagttatgagggaagtcggtatttttttattgcgcGAGGAAAATTTGGATTTAGAAAAAGCAGAGGAACTAGTAAGATTGCAAGAAACGACTCATGAAATGTTGCAAGGGAGATTATCTACTAGAAATATATCGGAAATTAAATTCGGAGTaatatgtcaattttgcagAGAAGTAGGTCATTCGGCAAAAGAGTGTAGAAGTACTTGGGCAAATTGGAGGAACATTCAACAAAACGTCAAAAAAGGCTGTTATTCTTGTGGCCAACAGGGTCATTTCGCGAGGGAATGCCGGACTTACAGGAGATCAGTAAGAATAAATAGTGAAGGATGTTATTCCTGCAATCAGATAGGACACTGGTCGAGAGAGTGCCCAACGAAAAATTGGAGAGAAACCCAATCTCGTAATAATTCTCATTATCGACCATGTTCAGTTAGTAATGAGTTCAAAATCGGAAATATCAGAAAAGTTTACCTCAGTGAAAATAAGTCTGAAGGATTAGCGGAAAAGAAAATGACGGATATTCAGGAGGATGAATCGCGAATTGAGAAAAAGAACATACAATCGGTCGAAAAACAGATGAAAAGtcacataaataataatatttttccaaaagtaAATAAAGTTAGGGAACTTGAAGTCGAGACGCAGTACAAAGACATTAACAATTCAAATATGATAGAAGAAAGGGTTAGCGGTATTAAACGAGAGAATATAAGGGATAACGAGGAACACGGATTGACGGttaggaaaatgatgaaatgtgagAATTTGAGGGACTTAGACGGTAGGAGAGATGATTCGGTCATAACGGCAAAGGAAATCAGAAAAACTGATATCACTTTGGCATCAGGGGTAGTTATTCCGGTTCGTTCGAAAGAGTTAATACCGGCCAAATTGAAGAACAATACGGAAAGAAAGAATTTAGTTGGTGAAACAATGAAATTAGAGACAAGACCAATTCACGAGATAGCTAATCAAAATATCCAGGCAGAAAAATCGGCAAGGGTGACTAGAGTTAATACGAAATCAGTAGACCCCCAGTTCAAGTTGGCGGATTTGGTGTACTTAAAAGAAATGAGCGCAAAAAGGGGATTATCaagaaaactattgaaaaactGGGCTGGACCGTATAGAGTAACCGAAATAATTGGTCCTGTGACGTGCAGGGTAAGAAAATGCGGGGGCAGAGATGAACAAATTGTACATGTAAATCGATTGAAACCGTACACTGCACTAGGTGATGAAATGGGAGAAATATTAGAAAAACGCGTGAGATCGGGATATACGGTCCTGGATACTGATTCAGACGAAGAGCAGGAGGAGTTAGGAAAATTCCCCCCGTTTTTGATCCCCACTTGGGAAAATCAGGATGAAGATCAGGGGGAAAGCGAAGAAGAATCGGTAGAAGAAGTTGAAATTCCTGTTCGACGGTCGAATAGATTAAGGCGCCCACCTGATCGATGGGGCTACTACTAG
- the LOC123685873 gene encoding tigger transposable element-derived protein 1-like codes for MGKKCRGIRANWTSEMMEEAIDLLKQGKSQRYVEKHCGIPRRTLRNHLKSGDTERKLGRKKLLTADQENELENRIIRLSEVRVPLTPKQLRRCVYNFTKANSIENKFNVQKEMAGKDWFQRFLKRHPALSKRKAQSMNPARAQKLNPVIVKDYFTKLGNIMDKLQVRHSPHRIYNLDEKGCRLTLHHSQLVLAQKGARRVHLVAHEHAENATIVACVNAVGHTIPPMILFKGQRLKPTFKDNLPDGAVVHMAPKGSMTSEIFVKWLEHFATYKAPGKVLLILDGASCHLDIDIVLKAEEFDITIFCLPSNTTHELQPLDKSVFRSFEHNWDQELLFYWDKYPDRRMTKDRFGLVFTPTWNKCMSIDNITNGFRSTGIYPYNPNAIAETAFAPSLPTHQENPYPDAPISDISSSSDEEDNLPLMRLKLKLQKSMEYESGSGTVPETSEASSSFPASILPSSSSKILPACSSKENTFHSIFPTPEGKLKKITSTPRRKAINYKAQTLCRDLFSDKNKENIPLSSKSSKKNVEKQPEVTESWMCSICHEDFEADMRRCTSCNLWAHEECIGYTAEDNEDFVCWDCAP; via the coding sequence ATGGGCAAAAAGTGTAGAGGTATACGGGCCAATTGGACTTCCGAAATGATGGAAGAAGCCATCGACCTGTTGAAACAAGGTAAATCACAGCGTTATGTTGAAAAGCACTGTGGTATTCCAAGGCGCACCTTACGAAATCATTTGAAATCTGGAGATACAGAAAGGAAACTTGGACGCAAAAAACTTCTGACTGCTGATCAAGAGAACGAACTAGAAAATCGTATAATACGGCTTTCGGAAGTAAGAGTTCCGTTAACACCAAAGCAACTGCGAAGATGTGTGTACAATTTTACAAAAGCAAATTCCATAGAAAACAAGTTTAATGTTCAGAAAGAAATGGCGGGGAAAGATTGGTTCCAGCGATTTCTAAAACGTCATCCTGCACTGTCGAAGCGTAAGGCGCAAAGTATGAACCCTGCCAGGGCCCAAAAGCTGAATCCCGTTATTGTCAAagattatttcacaaaactcggAAATATTATGGATAAATTGCAAGTACGCCACTCCCCACATCGAATATACAATTTAGACGAAAAAGGATGCAGGTTAACTCTCCATCATTCCCAGTTAGTACTTGCTCAGAAAGGTGCCCGCCGTGTTCATTTGGTAGCTCACGAACACGCTGAAAATGCAACAATTGTAGCTTGTGTAAATGCGGTTGGCCATACAATACCACCCATGATTCTTTTCAAAGGACAGCGTCTAAAACCTACTTTCAAAGATAATCTGCCTGACGGAGCTGTCGTGCATATGGCACCCAAAGGCAGCATGACTTCTGAAATATTTGTCAAGTGGCTGGAACATTTCGCTACCTATAAAGCACCAGGTAAAGTTTTGTTGATTCTTGATGGAGCTTCTTGTCACTTGGATATAGATATTGTCCTTAAAGCTGAAGAATTTGATATTACAATTTTCTGTCTCCCAAGCAATACCACACATGAATTGCAACCACTAGATAAGTCAGTGTTCAGATCGTTCGAACACAACTGGGATCAAGAACTCTTATTCTACTGGGACAAATATCCAGATCGAAGAATGACGAAAGATAGATTCGGACTCGTGTTCACACCAACCTGGAATAAGTGTATGTCAATTGACAATATCACTAATGGCTTCAGAAGTACAGGTATCTATCCCTACAACCCAAATGCAATAGCAGAGACTGCCTTTGCGCCTTCTCTACCAACACATCAAGAGAATCCATACCCTGATGCGCCCATTTCGGACATTTCAAGCTCAAGTGATGAAGAAGATAATTTGCCATTAATGAGATTAAAACTCAAACTCCAAAAATCCATGGAATATGAAAGCGGCTCAGGTACAGTTCCAGAAACCTCAGAAGCATCATCTAGTTTTCCTGCTTCAATTTTACCGAGCTCATCATCGAAAATTTTACCAGCCTGTTCTTCAAAGGAAAACACATTTCATTCCATTTTTCCTACCCCGGAgggcaaattgaaaaaaattacttcaaCTCCTAGAAGAAAAGCAATCAATTACAAGGCACAGACTCTTTGTAGAGACTTgttttctgataaaaataaagaaaacatTCCGTTGAGTTCAAaatcttccaaaaaaaatgttgaaaaacaacCAGAAGTGACAGAATCGTGGATGTGCAGCATCTGCCATGAAGATTTTGAGGCTGATATGCGTCGATGCACAAGTTGCAATCTTTGGGCACACGAAGAATGTATTGGATATACTGCAGAAGATAATGAAGATTTCGTTTGTTGGGATTGTGCTCCATAA